A genomic region of Pyrus communis chromosome 14, drPyrComm1.1, whole genome shotgun sequence contains the following coding sequences:
- the LOC137716215 gene encoding protein S40-7-like, with the protein MDNRYGLLRQGSGVWRALRDGDFEEEDVWEVLKDRNNSKDMATGSKSSNVSVARHLPTAARMIPKPSSHNYASGSSCSSSNTTNHEAKIVQQSAPVNIPDWSKLYGQKPNKASKNVSWRKYEGGDDDDEGRDDGGRDSSDDYEVVEEEEEEEYDPKEPPHEFFARRLARSQISSFSVCEGAGRTLKGRDLSKVRNAVLSKTGFLESL; encoded by the coding sequence ATGGACAATAGGTATGGCCTATTAAGGCAGGGCAGTGGAGTTTGGAGGGCCTTGAGAGATGGAgactttgaggaagaagatgttTGGGAGGTTCTAAAAGATAGGAACAATAGTAAAGACATGGCTACTGGATCCAAAAGTTCCAATGTTTCTGTAGCAAGGCACCTCCCAACTGCTGCAAGAATGATTCCAAAACCCAGCAGCCACAATTACGCCAGTGGCAGCAGCTGCAGCAGCAGCAATACTACCAATCATGAAGCCAAAATTGTGCAGCAATCAGCACCTGTCAACATTCCTGATTGGTCCAAGTTGTACGGTCAGAAACCAAACAAGGCCTCCAAGAATGTTTCTTGGCGAAAATATGAGGGCGGtgacgatgatgatgaaggCAGGGATGATGGCGGCAGAGATAGCAGTGATGATTATgaggtggtggaggaggaggaggaggaggagtatGATCCAAAGGAACCCCCTCATGAGTTTTTTGCTAGGAGGCTTGCAAGGAGtcagatttcttctttttctgtttgTGAAGGTGCAGGGAGGACCCTCAAAGGGAGGGATCTCAGCAAAGTGAGGAATGCTGTTTTATCAAAAACTGGATTTCTTGAGTCACTATGA